A window of Paraburkholderia bryophila contains these coding sequences:
- a CDS encoding CaiB/BaiF CoA transferase family protein, giving the protein MQALQGIKVVELSRALSGPFCSMVLADLGADVIKVEPGPSGDMSRTWGPFDRGVSTYYLSCNRNKRGVCIDFRQPEGLAAIHRLIDGADVVIENFKPGTIDSMGLGYDVLSARNPRLVMGSINAFGADGPMSGWPGFDQIAQGYSGLMSLTGFADGDPTRTGTAIGDLSSGMWLAMAILSALLERERTGRGQHVSTSLLASLVGLLSVHGQRYLSLGDIPRRTGNAHSVIAPYGVFETADGPLNLAPITSDMWLRLCQLLDLPALPDDARFATNEARVAHRDELKSMLEARLKTRGKREWTELFIAAGLPAGPINTLDEVFADPQVQHCGLVETLEHPTLGALRQVVTPVTSSTEAGELAKHTSRHAPPALGEHTVDVLREAGFDTTAIDALLATKTVHQTGDYYSQQRALERAAGVTQ; this is encoded by the coding sequence ATGCAAGCATTACAAGGAATCAAGGTCGTCGAATTGAGCCGCGCGTTGTCGGGGCCGTTCTGTTCGATGGTGCTGGCCGATCTCGGTGCGGACGTAATCAAGGTCGAGCCTGGTCCGAGCGGCGACATGAGCCGCACGTGGGGACCGTTCGATCGTGGCGTGAGCACCTACTATCTGTCCTGCAACCGCAACAAGCGCGGCGTGTGCATCGACTTCCGGCAGCCGGAAGGGCTGGCCGCGATTCATCGACTGATCGACGGCGCCGACGTGGTGATCGAGAACTTCAAGCCTGGCACTATCGACAGCATGGGGTTGGGTTACGACGTGCTGAGCGCGCGCAATCCGCGCCTCGTGATGGGCAGCATCAACGCGTTCGGCGCGGATGGCCCGATGAGCGGCTGGCCCGGTTTCGATCAGATCGCGCAGGGCTATTCCGGCCTGATGAGCCTGACCGGTTTCGCCGATGGCGACCCGACGCGCACCGGCACGGCAATCGGCGACTTGAGCTCCGGCATGTGGCTCGCGATGGCGATTCTCTCCGCGCTACTGGAGCGCGAACGAACCGGCCGCGGCCAGCACGTGAGCACGTCGCTGCTGGCGAGCCTGGTGGGATTGCTGAGCGTGCATGGCCAGCGCTATTTGAGCCTCGGCGACATTCCGCGCCGCACGGGCAACGCGCATTCGGTGATTGCGCCGTATGGCGTATTCGAAACCGCTGATGGTCCGCTGAACCTTGCACCGATCACCTCCGACATGTGGCTACGCCTGTGCCAACTGCTCGACCTGCCTGCGCTACCGGACGACGCGCGATTCGCGACGAACGAAGCGCGCGTCGCGCATCGCGACGAATTGAAGTCGATGCTGGAAGCGCGCTTGAAGACGCGCGGCAAACGCGAGTGGACGGAGCTGTTCATTGCCGCGGGTTTACCGGCCGGCCCGATCAACACGTTGGACGAAGTATTCGCCGACCCGCAGGTCCAGCATTGCGGGCTGGTTGAAACGCTTGAGCATCCAACGCTCGGTGCGTTGCGCCAGGTGGTGACACCCGTGACGAGTTCCACCGAGGCGGGCGAACTGGCGAAGCACACGAGCCGCCACGCACCGCCGGCGCTGGGCGAACATACGGTCGACGTATTGCGCGAAGCCGGTTTCGACACAACCGCGATCGACGCGCTGCTCGCGACCAAAACCGTGCATCAAACGGGCGACTATTATTCGCAGCAGAGGGCATTGGAACGCGCTGCGGGGGTGACGCAATGA
- a CDS encoding FAD-binding and (Fe-S)-binding domain-containing protein, with protein MTNPTSALLVKPIHLVPSAARLTTPLAQHLRKSLRGDVLFDLASRGRYATDASIYQITPIGVVVPRDQDDLRIALEIARSEKVPLLARGAGTSQCGQTVGEALVIDTTKWLNNIVDFDADARTVTVEPGVVLDHLNAWLKPHGLWFPVDVSTAAQCTIGGMAGNNSCGSRSIEYGNMVHNVEAIDAILADGSEAHFASLHDAPQGARLQQILDGVTRIAQRERDEIVAQVPKVLRRVAGYNIDLFDCQNPRTYTDDGFANLAHLLVGSEGTLAFSRQLTLKLVPLPMHKMLGVVNFPTFWQAMDLTQHIVKLKPVAVELVDRTMIDLAMSNPAFRPVIGKALVGEPQAILLVEFAGEDRDAQCASLKQLTELMADLGLPDSVVEMPDANEQKALWEVRKAGLNIMMSMKGDGKPVSFIEDCAVPLEHLAEYTSRLTEVFHRYGTEGTWYAHASVGTLHVRPILDMRRDGAVKMRAIAEEAAALVREYKGAYSGEHGDGLCRGEWVAWQYGPRLNQAFSEIKTLFDPDNRFNPDKIVRPPKMDDTRNFRFAPGYQEQRIDTALDWSAWNVERDPLTGQETSPGTGNDLSGGLAKAVEMCNNNGHCRKFDAGTMCPSYRVTKDEQHVTRGRANTLRLAISGQLGEAGLASDDVKDTLDLCVSCKGCKRDCPTGVDMAKFKIEARAARVKRHGLRLRDKLVAFMPHYAGAASRMPGLMALADNVPVLSAWFKRAVGFAPERSLPRFRKSFLSNAVAAKPPKGGALKEVLLFVDTFNNNMEPDNARAAQRVLEAAGYTVHFNMRQGERPVCCGRTFLAAGLVDQAKQEARRMLDLFKPFVERGVPIIGLEPSCLLSLRDEFLHYGFGEEARQLSKQAFLFEEFLVREEKAGRLQLALKPLATSQALVHGHCHQKAFDAFTPVQTVLKWIPELKVSTVESSCCGMAGSFGYEVEHYATSLAMAELSLLPAVRKIDANTVMVADGTSCRHQIHDGAGVDAIHVARVLAMALK; from the coding sequence ATGACGAACCCCACCTCCGCTTTGCTCGTCAAGCCGATTCATCTGGTCCCCTCTGCCGCACGCCTGACGACGCCGCTCGCGCAGCACCTGCGCAAGTCGTTGCGCGGCGACGTGTTGTTCGATCTGGCGAGCCGCGGCCGTTACGCAACCGATGCGTCGATCTATCAGATCACGCCGATCGGCGTGGTCGTGCCGCGCGATCAGGACGATCTGCGCATCGCGCTGGAAATCGCCCGTAGCGAGAAAGTGCCGCTGCTCGCGCGCGGCGCGGGGACGAGCCAATGCGGCCAGACCGTCGGCGAAGCGCTCGTGATCGACACGACCAAGTGGCTCAACAACATTGTCGATTTCGATGCCGACGCGCGCACGGTCACCGTTGAACCGGGCGTCGTGCTGGACCATCTGAATGCGTGGCTCAAGCCGCACGGTCTGTGGTTTCCGGTCGACGTCTCGACGGCCGCGCAATGCACGATCGGCGGCATGGCCGGCAATAATTCGTGCGGCTCGCGCTCGATCGAATACGGCAACATGGTGCACAACGTCGAGGCGATCGACGCGATTCTCGCCGACGGTAGCGAAGCGCATTTCGCGTCGTTGCACGACGCGCCGCAAGGCGCGCGCTTGCAGCAGATACTCGACGGCGTGACGCGGATCGCCCAGCGCGAACGCGACGAAATCGTCGCGCAGGTGCCGAAGGTGTTGCGCCGCGTGGCGGGCTACAACATCGATCTGTTCGATTGCCAGAACCCGCGCACCTATACCGACGACGGTTTCGCGAACCTCGCGCATCTGCTGGTCGGCTCGGAAGGCACGCTCGCGTTCAGCCGGCAGTTGACGCTCAAGCTCGTGCCGCTGCCCATGCATAAGATGCTTGGCGTGGTCAACTTCCCAACGTTCTGGCAGGCCATGGACCTGACCCAGCACATCGTCAAGCTGAAGCCGGTCGCGGTGGAGCTGGTCGATCGCACCATGATCGATCTGGCGATGAGCAACCCTGCGTTCCGGCCGGTGATCGGCAAAGCGCTGGTCGGCGAGCCGCAGGCGATCCTGCTGGTGGAATTCGCGGGCGAGGATCGCGACGCGCAATGCGCGTCGCTCAAACAGCTCACGGAACTGATGGCCGATCTGGGCTTGCCCGATTCGGTGGTGGAGATGCCGGACGCGAACGAACAGAAAGCGTTGTGGGAGGTCCGCAAAGCCGGGCTGAATATCATGATGAGCATGAAGGGCGACGGCAAGCCGGTGTCGTTCATCGAAGATTGCGCGGTGCCACTCGAGCATCTGGCCGAGTACACGAGCCGTCTAACTGAAGTGTTCCATCGTTACGGCACCGAAGGCACCTGGTACGCGCACGCGAGCGTCGGCACGCTACACGTGCGGCCGATTCTCGACATGCGACGCGACGGCGCGGTGAAAATGCGCGCGATTGCCGAAGAAGCGGCGGCGCTGGTGCGCGAATACAAGGGCGCCTATTCGGGCGAACACGGCGACGGTCTGTGCCGCGGCGAATGGGTGGCGTGGCAATACGGACCGCGTCTGAACCAGGCGTTCAGCGAGATCAAGACGCTGTTCGATCCGGATAACCGCTTCAATCCCGACAAGATCGTGCGTCCGCCGAAGATGGACGACACGCGTAATTTCCGCTTTGCGCCTGGCTACCAGGAACAGCGGATCGACACCGCGCTCGACTGGTCGGCGTGGAATGTCGAACGCGATCCGCTCACGGGTCAGGAAACCTCGCCGGGAACCGGCAACGATCTGTCCGGCGGTCTCGCGAAAGCCGTGGAGATGTGCAACAACAACGGCCATTGCCGCAAGTTCGACGCGGGCACCATGTGCCCGAGTTATCGCGTGACGAAAGACGAACAGCACGTCACCCGTGGACGCGCGAACACCTTGCGTCTCGCGATTTCGGGGCAACTCGGCGAAGCGGGTTTGGCGAGCGACGACGTCAAGGACACGCTCGATCTCTGCGTGTCGTGCAAGGGCTGCAAGCGCGATTGCCCGACCGGCGTCGACATGGCGAAGTTCAAGATCGAAGCACGGGCGGCGCGCGTCAAACGGCACGGGCTCCGACTTCGCGACAAGCTGGTCGCCTTCATGCCGCACTATGCCGGGGCGGCGAGCCGCATGCCGGGTTTGATGGCCTTGGCCGACAACGTGCCGGTGCTATCGGCGTGGTTCAAGCGCGCCGTGGGTTTTGCGCCTGAGCGGAGTTTGCCGCGCTTCAGGAAATCGTTTCTGTCGAACGCAGTGGCGGCCAAACCGCCCAAAGGCGGCGCGTTGAAAGAGGTGCTGTTGTTCGTCGATACGTTCAACAACAATATGGAGCCGGACAACGCGCGCGCCGCTCAGCGAGTGCTGGAAGCCGCCGGCTACACGGTGCATTTCAATATGCGCCAGGGCGAACGGCCGGTGTGTTGCGGCCGCACCTTCCTCGCGGCGGGTTTGGTCGATCAGGCGAAGCAGGAAGCGCGGCGCATGCTCGATCTGTTCAAGCCGTTCGTGGAGCGGGGCGTGCCGATTATCGGTCTGGAACCGTCGTGCTTGCTGTCGTTGCGCGACGAGTTTCTGCACTACGGTTTCGGCGAAGAGGCGCGGCAATTGTCGAAGCAGGCGTTTCTATTCGAAGAGTTTCTGGTGCGCGAGGAAAAGGCTGGGCGTTTGCAACTCGCGTTGAAGCCGTTGGCCACGTCGCAGGCGCTGGTGCATGGCCACTGCCATCAGAAGGCCTTCGACGCGTTCACGCCGGTGCAAACCGTGTTGAAGTGGATTCCCGAGCTGAAGGTATCGACGGTGGAATCGTCATGCTGCGGGATGGCGGGCAGCTTCGGCTACGAAGTCGAGCATTACGCGACCTCGCTGGCTATGGCGGAATTGTCGTTGCTGCCGGCGGTGCGCAAGATCGACGCCAATACGGTGATGGTGGCCGACGGCACGAGTTGTCGGCATCAGATCCACGACGGCGCGGGCGTCGACGCGATCCATGTGGCGCGCGTGCTGGCAATGGCGTTGAAATAA
- a CDS encoding DMT family transporter encodes MNLALYAVTVLIWGTTWIAIKWQLGSVPPPVSIAWRFWIAALVLFALLRIMRRPIWPPRAAWRFLVAQGLALFCVNFLCFYYAEQVVPSGLVAVVFSTAPLLNSINGRLFMGRPLQPTAIAGAMLGLVGIVCLFVQQMAGHLGDHTAWLGLGIAFLGTLCFSAGNLLSSRMQSMGLHPFATNSWAMMIGASVLTVGSALGGLSFAVDPSVRYLGALGYLAIFGSVIGFTAYLMLVGRMGPERAAYCTVLFPIVALAVSTVFEGYQWSALAVVGLLLVVAGNLVAFDLTRRIFMRRTRAS; translated from the coding sequence ATGAATCTGGCGCTTTATGCCGTTACCGTATTGATCTGGGGCACCACCTGGATCGCCATCAAATGGCAACTGGGGTCGGTGCCGCCGCCGGTTTCGATCGCGTGGCGTTTCTGGATCGCCGCGCTGGTGCTGTTCGCGTTGCTTCGCATCATGCGCCGGCCGATCTGGCCGCCGCGCGCCGCGTGGCGATTCCTCGTCGCGCAAGGACTGGCGCTGTTCTGCGTCAACTTTCTGTGCTTCTACTACGCCGAACAGGTCGTGCCGAGTGGGCTCGTGGCCGTGGTGTTTTCCACCGCGCCGCTGTTGAACTCGATCAATGGGCGTCTGTTCATGGGCCGGCCGCTGCAACCCACGGCGATTGCGGGGGCGATGCTGGGGCTCGTCGGCATTGTGTGTCTGTTCGTTCAGCAGATGGCGGGACATCTCGGCGATCACACCGCGTGGCTGGGACTCGGCATCGCGTTCCTCGGCACCCTGTGTTTTTCGGCCGGCAATCTGCTGTCGAGCCGCATGCAATCGATGGGTCTGCATCCGTTCGCCACCAATAGCTGGGCGATGATGATCGGCGCCAGTGTGTTGACCGTGGGCAGCGCGCTGGGCGGCTTGTCGTTTGCGGTCGACCCGTCCGTGCGTTATCTCGGCGCGCTCGGTTATCTGGCGATCTTCGGCTCGGTGATCGGCTTTACCGCTTATCTGATGCTGGTCGGCCGCATGGGCCCCGAACGGGCGGCCTACTGCACGGTGCTGTTCCCGATCGTGGCGCTGGCGGTGTCGACGGTATTCGAGGGCTACCAATGGTCCGCGCTCGCCGTGGTCGGACTGCTGCTCGTGGTGGCCGGCAATCTGGTGGCGTTCGATCTGACGCGACGCATTTTCATGCGACGGACGCGCGCTTCCTGA
- a CDS encoding helix-turn-helix domain-containing protein, with protein sequence MNARPPAAELNPIETPFGLQSVCHTLGSSNANLDRFAWLGDRLAVAVWTRETKEAETVYDQPGHHTLSCYLDGGYRTERQKMPGHYGAPSRLCTLPGDHESRWWVRGHMHFMHLYFLPEHFTQRAVQELDREPRELTLADRTYFEDARIASLCQALANEDWQDPDGLLRTNETAHQVLSLLLRAQGVRRTDTALKGGLSVATRRRLRDYIESHLAQTLTLGELAGVAALSEFHLARMFRTSFGLPPAAWIAQQRLERARTLLRTTALPLAQVAEQCGYANASHFSHRFRESVGVAPSAYRQAVAA encoded by the coding sequence GTGAACGCCAGACCGCCCGCCGCCGAGTTGAATCCCATCGAAACGCCGTTCGGCCTTCAATCGGTGTGTCACACGCTGGGCAGCTCCAACGCCAATCTGGATCGCTTCGCGTGGCTCGGCGACCGGCTCGCCGTCGCCGTCTGGACGCGCGAAACGAAAGAGGCCGAGACCGTCTACGACCAGCCCGGCCATCACACGTTGTCCTGCTATCTGGATGGCGGGTACCGCACCGAGCGGCAGAAAATGCCGGGCCATTACGGCGCGCCGTCGCGACTCTGCACCCTGCCCGGCGATCATGAATCGCGTTGGTGGGTGCGTGGTCACATGCACTTCATGCATCTGTACTTCCTGCCGGAACACTTCACGCAGCGCGCCGTTCAGGAGCTCGATCGCGAGCCGCGCGAACTGACGCTCGCCGATCGCACCTATTTCGAAGACGCGCGTATCGCCAGTCTGTGTCAGGCACTCGCCAATGAAGACTGGCAAGACCCCGACGGCCTGCTGCGCACCAACGAAACCGCGCACCAGGTGTTGAGTCTGCTGCTGCGTGCGCAAGGCGTGCGTCGCACCGACACGGCGCTTAAAGGCGGTTTGTCGGTGGCGACTCGCCGACGCTTGCGCGACTACATCGAAAGTCATCTTGCGCAGACGCTCACGCTTGGCGAACTCGCCGGCGTCGCGGCGCTTTCCGAATTCCATCTCGCGCGGATGTTCCGCACGTCGTTCGGTTTGCCGCCCGCCGCATGGATCGCGCAACAGCGGCTCGAACGTGCCCGCACGCTGCTGCGCACCACCGCGCTGCCGCTCGCGCAAGTCGCCGAACAATGCGGCTACGCGAACGCCAGCCATTTCAGCCATCGCTTTCGCGAGAGCGTCGGCGTGGCGCCGTCCGCGTATCGGCAGGCTGTCGCCGCCTGA
- a CDS encoding MFS transporter, which produces MKRFRVTSASGIVLVMLCIMYFITYLDRVNVSTAAAGFGKEFNLSHTEVGLVFSAFAYPYLIFQIIGGWVSDRFGAKRTLLFCGAVWGIATLLTGFAGGLVSLLAARVLLGFGEGATFPAATSAMARWVAKEKRGFAQGITHAASRIGNAVAPGLIVLVMATWGWRESFYICGVFSLLWVAVWAFTFTEHPKDHPRITTEELDILPAPKPKAASVPWGKLFRRMWPVTIVYFCYGWTLWLFLSWIPQYFLHSYHLQLSKSAIFASVVFFAGVLGDTLGGIVTDWIFKRTGSLKRARSWMVSVCMFFCLLSLIPLMFTHDLYLSMACLASGFFFAEMTIGPMWAIPMDIAPEFSGTASGMMNTGSALAAIISPVAGGFLIDYFGSWELPFVGSMLLMAIGVVLAFRMQPESKFAANPADNGQVPTRLGA; this is translated from the coding sequence ATGAAGCGGTTTCGTGTGACCAGTGCGAGCGGTATCGTTCTAGTGATGCTATGCATCATGTACTTCATCACCTACCTCGACCGGGTGAACGTCAGCACGGCGGCTGCGGGTTTCGGCAAGGAATTCAACCTTTCGCATACGGAAGTCGGCCTCGTGTTCTCGGCCTTTGCGTATCCGTATCTGATCTTTCAGATTATCGGCGGTTGGGTCAGCGATCGCTTCGGCGCGAAACGCACGCTGCTGTTTTGCGGCGCCGTGTGGGGCATCGCGACCCTGCTGACCGGTTTTGCCGGTGGTCTGGTCTCGCTGCTGGCCGCGCGCGTGTTGCTCGGCTTTGGTGAGGGCGCAACCTTTCCCGCCGCGACTTCCGCCATGGCGCGTTGGGTCGCGAAAGAGAAACGCGGCTTCGCGCAGGGCATCACGCATGCGGCGTCGCGGATCGGCAATGCGGTGGCGCCCGGCCTGATCGTGCTCGTCATGGCAACGTGGGGCTGGCGCGAATCGTTCTATATCTGCGGTGTGTTCAGCCTGTTGTGGGTCGCCGTGTGGGCCTTCACGTTCACCGAGCATCCGAAAGATCATCCGCGTATCACGACCGAAGAACTCGACATTCTGCCCGCGCCGAAGCCGAAAGCCGCCAGCGTGCCGTGGGGCAAACTGTTCCGCCGCATGTGGCCGGTCACGATCGTGTACTTCTGCTACGGCTGGACCTTGTGGCTGTTCCTGAGCTGGATTCCGCAGTACTTTCTGCATAGCTATCACCTGCAACTGTCGAAGTCGGCGATCTTCGCTTCGGTGGTGTTTTTCGCCGGTGTGCTCGGCGATACGCTCGGCGGCATCGTGACCGACTGGATTTTCAAGCGCACAGGTAGTCTGAAGCGCGCCCGTAGCTGGATGGTGTCGGTCTGCATGTTCTTCTGCCTGCTCTCGCTGATCCCGCTGATGTTTACGCACGACCTGTATCTGTCGATGGCCTGTCTCGCGTCCGGCTTCTTCTTCGCTGAAATGACGATCGGTCCGATGTGGGCGATCCCGATGGACATCGCGCCGGAATTCTCCGGCACCGCGAGCGGCATGATGAACACCGGCTCGGCACTGGCCGCGATCATCTCGCCGGTGGCGGGCGGTTTCCTGATCGACTACTTCGGAAGCTGGGAGTTGCCGTTCGTCGGCAGCATGCTGTTGATGGCGATCGGCGTGGTGCTCGCGTTCCGCATGCAGCCCGAGAGCAAATTCGCAGCCAATCCGGCGGACAACGGGCAGGTGCCCACCCGTCTGGGCGCGTAA
- a CDS encoding 2-keto-4-pentenoate hydratase: MTTSLSRRLADARRNHTTLDALSPELIPADAEAAYAIQHEMLDASGARIGGWKIGAKSDSGPIQGAPLPAVDMHADGARLARADFTPLGLELEVAFRFGRRFDASTTPYSEAEVRAGIGSIGATIEIVSSRYAAWPDIDKLAQLADLQNNGALIVGEFTPYREDFPFVAPSLRFSFDAHDVVQTTPANPAGDPRRLLTWLVNHATSRGIAVTPDMVITAGSYTGMFFPQNAGTASGRIEGLAPLSLTLY, translated from the coding sequence ATGACGACATCACTTAGCCGGCGTCTCGCCGACGCACGCCGGAACCACACCACGCTCGACGCGCTGTCGCCAGAGCTTATCCCCGCCGACGCCGAGGCGGCCTACGCGATCCAGCACGAGATGCTGGACGCAAGCGGCGCACGGATCGGCGGCTGGAAGATCGGCGCGAAGTCGGATAGCGGTCCGATCCAGGGCGCGCCGCTGCCCGCCGTCGATATGCATGCCGACGGCGCGCGGCTGGCGCGTGCGGATTTCACGCCGTTGGGCCTCGAACTGGAAGTGGCGTTTCGCTTCGGCCGTCGCTTCGACGCTTCCACCACGCCGTATAGCGAAGCGGAAGTGCGCGCGGGCATCGGCTCGATCGGCGCGACGATCGAAATCGTTTCAAGCCGCTACGCGGCGTGGCCCGACATCGACAAGCTCGCGCAACTCGCGGACTTGCAGAACAACGGCGCGTTGATCGTCGGCGAGTTCACGCCGTATCGCGAGGACTTTCCGTTCGTGGCGCCGTCGCTGCGTTTCAGTTTCGACGCTCACGACGTGGTTCAGACAACACCCGCCAACCCCGCCGGCGATCCGCGGCGTTTGCTGACGTGGCTCGTCAATCACGCGACGTCGCGTGGTATTGCCGTGACGCCGGACATGGTCATCACCGCGGGCTCCTATACCGGTATGTTTTTTCCGCAGAACGCGGGCACCGCGAGCGGACGCATTGAAGGCCTCGCGCCGCTCAGCCTGACGCTGTACTAG
- a CDS encoding LysR substrate-binding domain-containing protein has translation MDLRQLRYFVKVVECGNVTRAGEALHIAQPAISQQMRNLEADLGMQLLERSVQGVAPTAAGQTLYRHAIELLRQADSTRELLRQDAELPQGKVSVAMPSSTARMVAIPLARTIRDRYPGIALELIEAPSADLANLIGGGRVELAVVVDAVETRGVASQKLLSEALYLIAWPEFQMPDEPVPIAELARMPLILPSAPNTIRSRVEWALREAGQPCEILFEASSTALLFAAVMARLGVTILPWTAAHVELDEHKLKLAKVDHRLFSRDLSLCWHDTALLSNAVQKVKATILELFDTLGRRPEWTAAD, from the coding sequence ATGGATCTGCGACAGCTAAGGTATTTCGTCAAGGTGGTGGAATGCGGCAACGTCACGCGTGCCGGCGAGGCGCTGCATATCGCGCAGCCGGCGATCAGCCAGCAGATGCGCAACCTCGAAGCCGATCTCGGTATGCAACTGCTCGAACGCAGCGTGCAGGGCGTCGCGCCGACCGCTGCGGGGCAGACACTCTACCGCCACGCGATCGAATTGCTGCGGCAAGCCGACAGCACCCGTGAACTGCTGCGTCAGGATGCCGAGCTACCGCAAGGCAAGGTATCGGTGGCGATGCCGTCGAGCACGGCGCGCATGGTCGCGATTCCGCTCGCGCGGACGATTCGCGACCGCTATCCGGGCATCGCGCTGGAATTGATCGAAGCACCGAGCGCGGATCTCGCCAACCTGATCGGCGGCGGACGCGTGGAATTGGCGGTGGTGGTCGATGCGGTCGAAACACGCGGCGTCGCGTCGCAAAAGCTGCTCAGCGAGGCGCTTTATCTGATCGCATGGCCGGAGTTTCAGATGCCGGACGAGCCGGTGCCGATCGCCGAGTTGGCGCGCATGCCGCTGATCCTGCCGAGCGCGCCGAATACGATACGCAGCCGCGTGGAGTGGGCGCTGCGCGAGGCCGGCCAGCCGTGCGAGATTCTGTTCGAGGCCAGCTCGACCGCGCTGCTGTTCGCGGCGGTGATGGCCAGGCTCGGCGTCACGATCCTGCCGTGGACCGCCGCGCATGTCGAACTCGACGAACACAAACTGAAGCTCGCCAAAGTCGATCACCGGCTGTTTTCGCGCGACCTGTCGCTGTGCTGGCACGACACGGCGTTGTTGAGCAACGCCGTGCAGAAGGTCAAGGCGACGATCCTCGAACTGTTCGACACGTTGGGAAGACGGCCGGAGTGGACGGCGGCGGATTAA
- a CDS encoding MFS transporter, producing the protein MSKVIAASTPALKPRRTPLSREQIGGFWAVYSGWVLDGVDSVIYALVLIPALTELLPASGIAATPGNLGMYGSILFALFLIGWGLSFIWGPLADRFGRVKTLAASILIYSVFTGAAAFAHNVWELAAFRLIAGIGVGGEWALAGTYVAESWPEDRRKMGAGYLQTGYYVGFFLAALLNYTVGATYGWRAMFLCGLAPALLAIFTVLRVKEPGQWRKAAHGVGQTSAPSMPVRRPLLEIFAPAYLRRTLTSASLVGVAIIGLWAGSVYEASAVVTLATRAGIDRIGAVHLASIGAAVLAVGTILGCLVAPWLAERVGRRLALGAYFAGMAVSIVFAFGWVFYLPNGLNLFMGSLLFLGFFGGNFAIFSLWLPEQYPTRIRATAFAFNASVGRLLGAGVNFLLAAAIHWHGSLGLPIAWTAAAFVIGLLILPFAVETRHQTLPE; encoded by the coding sequence ATGTCCAAAGTGATCGCTGCATCGACGCCGGCGCTCAAGCCTCGGCGCACGCCCCTAAGCCGCGAGCAGATCGGCGGTTTCTGGGCCGTTTACTCGGGATGGGTGCTGGACGGCGTGGATTCCGTCATCTACGCGCTGGTGCTGATCCCGGCGCTGACCGAGCTGCTGCCCGCCTCGGGCATTGCCGCCACGCCGGGCAACCTCGGCATGTATGGCTCGATTCTGTTCGCGCTGTTTCTGATCGGCTGGGGGCTGTCGTTCATCTGGGGGCCGCTTGCCGACCGCTTCGGGCGCGTGAAAACGCTGGCCGCGAGCATCCTCATTTACTCGGTATTCACCGGCGCGGCGGCGTTCGCGCACAACGTGTGGGAGCTGGCCGCGTTCCGGCTGATTGCCGGCATTGGCGTGGGTGGCGAATGGGCGTTGGCTGGTACCTATGTGGCTGAGAGCTGGCCGGAGGATCGTCGCAAGATGGGCGCGGGATATCTGCAGACGGGTTACTACGTGGGCTTCTTCCTTGCCGCGTTGCTGAACTACACGGTCGGCGCAACGTACGGTTGGCGCGCGATGTTTCTGTGCGGTCTCGCACCCGCGTTGCTCGCTATTTTCACGGTGCTCAGGGTCAAGGAGCCGGGACAGTGGCGCAAGGCGGCCCACGGTGTCGGCCAGACGAGCGCGCCGTCGATGCCGGTTCGCCGTCCACTGCTGGAGATTTTCGCGCCGGCGTATCTGCGTCGCACGCTGACTAGCGCGAGTCTGGTGGGCGTCGCGATCATCGGCCTGTGGGCGGGTTCGGTCTACGAGGCGAGCGCTGTCGTGACGCTCGCGACGCGCGCCGGTATCGACCGGATCGGCGCGGTGCATCTCGCGTCGATTGGGGCGGCGGTGCTGGCGGTGGGGACGATTCTCGGCTGTCTTGTGGCGCCGTGGCTCGCCGAGCGCGTGGGCCGACGGCTCGCGCTCGGCGCGTATTTCGCCGGCATGGCGGTGTCGATCGTGTTCGCGTTCGGCTGGGTCTTCTATCTGCCGAACGGTCTCAACCTGTTCATGGGCTCACTGCTGTTCCTCGGGTTTTTCGGCGGCAACTTCGCGATCTTTTCGCTGTGGTTGCCGGAGCAATACCCGACGCGAATTCGCGCCACGGCGTTCGCGTTCAACGCGTCGGTGGGGCGCCTGCTTGGCGCGGGCGTCAACTTCCTGCTGGCCGCCGCGATTCACTGGCACGGCTCGCTCGGCTTGCCGATCGCGTGGACCGCGGCGGCCTTCGTGATCGGGCTGTTGATCTTGCCGTTCGCGGTTGAAACGCGTCATCAGACGTTGCCGGAATAG